In Dermatophilus congolensis, a genomic segment contains:
- a CDS encoding SDR family oxidoreductase: protein MTNGPARPTHVLITGATGLLGTALLESWLRTSDAHISVLVRDADLPAAERLLTTLRTSAFDALRTARTPLRERITLLPGSLRDIDPRTPRYLPLPTNIDLVIHAAADTHLEHPLGPLIEANVASTESLYRALATTGATPHVIHISSAYTQAGRTALAYEGPVRHDLRWREEITHIAGKPDLACDPQAGRAYARREGWVDAYTYTKALGERVAEDLWAGAGNQLTIVRPSMLASAAVHPHPGWFRGTTALEPLIKAYIHGDIEEKPAPATATFDIVPVDAVVDIIRAAASLPGRPGRARYLHQSTSTTAPLRLDALLTHLDAALQAHGRPKEHTEAADPAPTTRRQQFTEQLRKTGNELRNRLFGAPKPTRADLATNLRHHETFGPYLDSSTAFNAAVTSVLLAEYRTNGGTAVDLHGFDWRTYFTTILVPALGRARGWWKTSTNTVPRPTQPNTNIRQAVAQQGQLARSVATVLDDTTPEVSRGEAAS, encoded by the coding sequence GTGACCAACGGTCCAGCACGTCCCACACACGTGCTCATCACCGGCGCCACAGGACTTCTAGGCACCGCCCTACTCGAATCCTGGCTCCGCACAAGCGACGCACATATCTCAGTTCTAGTACGCGACGCCGACCTGCCCGCCGCTGAACGCCTCCTCACCACTCTGCGAACCTCTGCCTTTGACGCTCTACGCACAGCCCGTACACCCCTACGTGAACGCATTACCCTCCTACCAGGCAGCCTGCGCGACATAGACCCCCGCACACCTCGTTACCTACCCCTTCCAACAAACATCGACCTCGTTATCCACGCAGCCGCTGACACACACCTCGAACACCCTCTTGGCCCACTCATCGAAGCTAACGTCGCAAGCACCGAATCTCTCTATCGGGCACTCGCAACAACCGGGGCAACCCCGCATGTCATCCACATCTCATCCGCGTACACCCAAGCAGGACGTACAGCCCTCGCCTACGAAGGGCCCGTTCGCCACGACCTGCGTTGGCGCGAAGAAATTACGCACATCGCCGGCAAACCTGACCTTGCCTGCGACCCACAGGCAGGACGTGCCTACGCTCGCCGCGAAGGCTGGGTAGACGCCTACACCTACACAAAAGCGCTTGGAGAACGCGTAGCCGAAGACCTCTGGGCAGGAGCAGGGAACCAACTCACCATCGTCCGCCCAAGCATGCTTGCCAGCGCTGCCGTACACCCACACCCCGGATGGTTCCGCGGCACCACCGCCCTCGAACCACTTATCAAGGCATACATACACGGCGACATAGAAGAGAAACCAGCACCCGCAACAGCCACCTTCGACATCGTCCCTGTCGACGCTGTCGTTGACATCATCCGAGCAGCTGCCTCTCTACCAGGACGCCCAGGAAGAGCCCGCTATCTTCACCAATCCACTAGCACAACAGCACCACTGCGTTTAGACGCCCTTCTCACACACCTGGATGCCGCGCTGCAAGCCCACGGTCGGCCAAAAGAACACACTGAAGCCGCCGATCCTGCCCCGACCACACGTCGCCAACAATTCACAGAGCAACTTAGAAAAACTGGCAACGAACTGCGCAACCGTCTTTTCGGCGCACCTAAACCAACACGGGCTGACCTGGCCACCAATCTTCGGCATCACGAAACCTTTGGGCCCTACCTCGACAGTTCTACTGCGTTCAACGCGGCCGTAACCAGCGTTTTACTCGCCGAATACCGCACCAACGGAGGAACAGCAGTCGATCTCCACGGATTCGACTGGCGAACCTACTTCACCACCATCCTCGTACCCGCGTTAGGACGGGCACGAGGATGGTGGAAAACCTCAACAAATACTGTGCCCCGGCCTACTCAGCCCAATACAAACATCCGGCAAGCAGTCGCTCAACAAGGACAATTGGCGCGCAGCGTGGCCACTGTCCTGGATGACACAACCCCAGAAGTAAGCAGAGGCGAAGCAGCTTCTTAA
- a CDS encoding S9 family peptidase, giving the protein MSALMPPCPVRGDRVRVVHGDAVADPYAWMANVEDARVIEHVEAENAYAESVMADLGPLRESIVSEIRSRTQETDMSVPVSYRGWWYFSRTVEGGQYGIACRVPDVDGERPEVGVETLPEEQVLLDGNVEAGDAEFFTVGSQVVSSSGELYAYLVDLTGDERFDLRIRRICDGQVVDDVVRGVGYGLVWSSDDRFVFYTRVDDAWRPCEVWRHEVGSSAENDVRVFVEEDERFWVGISDSSDERFLVISSGSKNTSETHLLELGDPCGDLRCVAPRIEGVEYDVEPAGDVMFVTHNANNADFEVAFAPVESSSREDWVRWLEPAKDERVVGVSAFARDVVVAVRSGGFTQLRVVRRLGVLDGIEAPAGQESWLPGAWRSDPWQIPTDEVSHTIGLWSNPDYETSELLYSYETLVTPPSVVSLDLGSRHRVTLKTRPVLGGFDQADYVSRSVMAVAADGTQVPMSLVARADTPLDGTAPGVLYAYGAYEVSLDPWFSVPRLSLLDRGVVWAVAHVRGGGELGRSWYEQGRLCNKANTFSDVVACADALVEGGFVAPGRLALEGGSAGGLTVGAAVNLAPEKFAVVHAAVPFVDALNTILDPSLPLTVTEWEEWGNPLHDADVYAYMKAYTPYENVRPVCYPAVLATTSLNDTRVSFAEPAKWVARLREVATNGQDRPILLVTEMVAGHGGRSGRYKAWEQYAREESFVLAQLGATERVARG; this is encoded by the coding sequence ATGTCTGCATTGATGCCCCCTTGCCCTGTTCGTGGCGATCGTGTTCGTGTGGTGCACGGGGATGCTGTTGCTGATCCGTATGCATGGATGGCCAATGTGGAGGATGCTCGTGTTATTGAGCATGTAGAGGCTGAGAATGCGTATGCAGAATCGGTTATGGCTGATTTGGGTCCGTTGCGTGAATCGATTGTTTCGGAAATTCGTTCGCGTACGCAGGAAACTGACATGTCGGTTCCTGTGAGTTATCGGGGTTGGTGGTATTTCTCACGGACGGTTGAGGGCGGCCAATATGGAATTGCTTGTCGTGTTCCGGATGTTGATGGTGAGCGTCCTGAGGTAGGGGTAGAGACGTTGCCTGAAGAGCAAGTGCTACTTGATGGCAATGTTGAGGCCGGGGATGCGGAGTTTTTCACTGTTGGTTCGCAGGTTGTGAGCTCTTCGGGTGAGTTGTACGCGTATTTGGTGGATTTGACGGGCGATGAGCGTTTTGATCTGCGGATTCGTCGTATTTGTGATGGCCAGGTGGTTGATGATGTGGTCCGTGGGGTGGGGTATGGGCTGGTGTGGTCCAGCGATGACCGGTTTGTGTTTTACACGCGGGTGGATGATGCGTGGCGTCCGTGTGAGGTGTGGCGTCACGAGGTGGGGTCTTCTGCTGAGAATGATGTACGTGTTTTTGTGGAAGAAGATGAGCGTTTTTGGGTGGGAATTAGCGATTCGTCGGATGAGCGTTTTCTTGTGATTTCTTCGGGATCGAAGAATACGAGTGAGACGCATTTGCTGGAGTTGGGTGACCCGTGTGGTGATTTGAGGTGCGTTGCTCCACGTATTGAAGGTGTGGAGTATGACGTGGAGCCTGCGGGGGACGTCATGTTTGTTACGCATAATGCGAACAATGCTGACTTTGAGGTGGCGTTTGCTCCGGTGGAATCGTCTTCACGGGAGGATTGGGTGAGGTGGTTGGAGCCTGCCAAGGATGAGCGGGTTGTTGGGGTGAGTGCGTTTGCGCGTGATGTGGTGGTGGCGGTGCGCTCAGGTGGATTTACGCAGTTGAGGGTGGTGCGCCGGTTGGGTGTTCTCGATGGTATAGAGGCTCCGGCTGGGCAGGAGTCATGGTTGCCTGGAGCGTGGCGGAGTGATCCGTGGCAGATTCCTACGGACGAGGTTTCGCATACGATTGGTTTGTGGTCTAACCCGGATTACGAAACGTCTGAGTTGTTGTATTCCTATGAAACGCTTGTGACGCCACCGAGTGTTGTTTCGTTGGATCTTGGGTCGCGTCATCGGGTGACGTTGAAGACCAGGCCTGTTCTTGGTGGTTTTGATCAGGCGGATTATGTGAGTCGTTCAGTGATGGCTGTGGCAGCTGATGGTACGCAGGTGCCGATGTCGTTGGTTGCGCGAGCGGATACTCCGTTGGATGGCACGGCTCCAGGGGTTTTGTATGCCTATGGTGCGTATGAAGTGAGTTTGGATCCGTGGTTTTCTGTGCCGCGTTTGTCCTTGTTGGATCGTGGGGTGGTGTGGGCTGTTGCTCACGTGCGTGGTGGCGGTGAGTTGGGACGTTCTTGGTATGAGCAGGGGCGGCTTTGCAACAAGGCGAATACGTTCTCTGATGTAGTGGCGTGTGCGGATGCTTTGGTTGAGGGTGGGTTTGTTGCTCCGGGTCGTTTGGCTTTGGAAGGTGGGTCTGCAGGTGGTTTGACGGTGGGGGCTGCGGTGAATTTGGCTCCGGAGAAGTTTGCTGTGGTGCATGCGGCGGTTCCGTTTGTGGATGCGCTTAATACGATTCTTGATCCCTCATTGCCGTTGACGGTGACGGAGTGGGAGGAGTGGGGGAACCCTCTGCATGATGCGGATGTGTATGCCTATATGAAGGCATATACCCCTTATGAAAATGTGCGGCCTGTGTGTTATCCGGCTGTGTTGGCGACGACGAGTTTGAATGACACGAGGGTTTCGTTTGCTGAGCCGGCGAAGTGGGTGGCCCGGTTGCGTGAGGTGGCGACGAATGGGCAGGACCGCCCGATTCTTCTTGTGACTGAGATGGTGGCAGGTCATGGGGGGCGTAGTGGTCGCTATAAGGCGTGGGAGCAGTATGCGCGTGAGGAGTCGTTTGTTTTGGCGCAGTTGGGGGCTACTGAGCGCGTAGCGCGTGGGTAG